The following coding sequences lie in one Rutidosis leptorrhynchoides isolate AG116_Rl617_1_P2 chromosome 4, CSIRO_AGI_Rlap_v1, whole genome shotgun sequence genomic window:
- the LOC139904314 gene encoding profilin-2, whose protein sequence is MSWQAYVDDHLMCEIEGNHLSAAAIIGHDGSIWAQSSSFPQVQPEEIAAIMKDFDEPGTLAPTGLYLGGTKYMVIQGEAGAVIRGKKGPGGVTVKKTTMSLIIGVYDEPMTPGQCNMIVERLGDYLLEQGF, encoded by the exons ATGTCGTGGCAAGCGTACGTTGATGACCACTTGATGTGCGAGATCGAAGGAAATCATCTCTCAGCTGCTGCTATCATCGGTCATGATGGCAGCATCTGGGCCCAATCATCCAGTTTCCCTCAG GTTCAGCCAGAGGAAATAGCTGCTATCATGAAGGACTTTGATGAACCTGGCACACTTGCACCAACTGGTTTATACCTTGGTGGGACCAAGTATATGGTTATTCAAGGTGAGGCAGGAGCTGTGATTCGAGGGAAAAAG GGACCTGGAGGTGTTACTGTTAAAAAGACGACAATGTCCTTGATCATTGGTGTCTATGATGAACCCATGACTCCAGGCCAATGCAACATGATTGTTGAAAGGCTTGGTGACTATCTCCTCGAACAGGGTTTTTAA